One genomic region from Nilaparvata lugens isolate BPH chromosome 3, ASM1435652v1, whole genome shotgun sequence encodes:
- the LOC120350304 gene encoding very low-density lipoprotein receptor-like, producing MVRDLLNRVPPEPEDACLPGEIKCSTKDYGRICLPAEARCNGIEECADGYDEQNCYQFPPSSCTPQEFSCDVSRCIPLASQCDGRRDCADGLDERDCPEGGGPPHRSGPWIRACKQLMIQLLQLHHLFQLHSITCNM from the exons ATGGTTAGAGATCTACTCAATCGag TTCCCCCTGAGCCCGAAGATGCATGTCTTCCTGGTGAGATAAAGTGCAGCACAAAGGACTATGGCAGGATTTGCCTGCCTGCAGAGGCCAGGTGCAATGGTATTGAGGAATGTGCCGACGGATATGATGAACAAAATTGTTACCAATTCCCACCTTCAA GTTGTACGCCACAAGAGTTCAGCTGTGACGTGTCGCGATGCATCCCGTTAGCCAGCCAGTGCGATGGACGCCGGGACTGCGCCGACGGTCTCGACGAACGGGATTGTCCAGAAG GTGGGGGTCCCCCCCACAGGTCAGGGCCCTGGATCCGCGCCTGTAAGCAGCTGATGATTCAGCTACTTCAACTCCACCACCTATTTCAACTCCATTCTATAACTTGTAACATGTAA